A genomic stretch from Natronomonas gomsonensis includes:
- a CDS encoding ribonucleoside-diphosphate reductase — protein sequence MARLTETDRGTRADMDSFAGGYFRNAVYRHWDPDEVDIGGDRQELLDYEESFTGEEFDMLRLAVARFGGGEEAVTEDLMPLGLELEGTDEQLFLTTQLYEEAKHTRFFDRYWEEVLTPVAEELGFEVTDPTDERYLNDDYVALFDAVEEAMTALLGDNSPEARARAYSHYHVVAESVLAQTAYYSLQSAFSSSGDDDVVTRPRSELPDLDGLVEGIARIRSDEGRHVGFGMHQIRNLIQEEDVDEAVVREVLTELMPHVAGIFTDIEGPVDHGALVAYARNKLTRRLDIITEADAEVPPVADLVAIERAG from the coding sequence ATGGCACGACTGACCGAAACCGACCGCGGTACCCGCGCCGATATGGATTCCTTCGCTGGCGGCTACTTCAGAAACGCCGTCTATCGTCACTGGGACCCCGACGAGGTCGACATCGGGGGAGATAGACAGGAGTTGCTCGACTACGAGGAGTCGTTCACCGGCGAGGAGTTCGACATGCTCAGACTCGCCGTCGCACGCTTCGGTGGCGGCGAGGAGGCCGTCACCGAGGACCTCATGCCGCTCGGTCTCGAGCTCGAAGGCACCGACGAACAACTGTTTCTCACGACGCAACTGTACGAAGAAGCCAAACACACCCGATTTTTCGACCGCTACTGGGAGGAAGTGTTGACGCCCGTCGCCGAGGAACTCGGCTTCGAAGTGACCGACCCGACCGACGAGCGGTATCTCAACGACGACTACGTCGCGCTGTTCGACGCCGTCGAGGAGGCGATGACCGCGCTGTTGGGCGACAACTCCCCGGAGGCGCGCGCCCGCGCCTACAGCCACTACCACGTCGTCGCGGAGAGCGTCCTCGCCCAAACCGCCTACTACAGTTTGCAGTCGGCGTTCAGTTCCAGCGGTGACGACGACGTCGTCACACGCCCCCGGTCGGAACTGCCGGACCTCGACGGCCTCGTCGAGGGCATCGCACGGATTCGCTCCGACGAGGGCCGACACGTCGGCTTCGGGATGCACCAAATACGGAACCTCATCCAAGAGGAAGACGTCGACGAAGCCGTCGTCCGGGAGGTGCTGACGGAACTGATGCCACACGTCGCCGGGATTTTCACGGACATCGAAGGGCCGGTCGACCACGGCGCGCTCGTCGCCTACGCCCGGAATAAACTCACGCGCCGACTCGACATCATCACGGAGGCCGACGCCGAGGTCCCACCCGTCGCCGACCTCGTCGCTATCGAACGGGCAGGCTAA
- a CDS encoding helix-turn-helix domain-containing protein, whose protein sequence is MRTATIRLAAPGSGLHPADNGVADHPDIERVAIDQIAVLDDGTGVALCRLRGDVEELRAILSESAGISAFHASVTDETIHVFVHFEQTAAAAALLALRRSHELVVRTPIRWLSDGRLEISAVGDDATLQDSLDGLPEDLHVELVEIGEYAPETNHPESLLTDKQLEVLDAALGVGYYEEPRRGTQADVADAVGLAPATVGEHLRRIEGKVLRALRE, encoded by the coding sequence ATGCGGACCGCCACGATTCGGCTGGCGGCGCCCGGCAGCGGCCTCCACCCGGCCGACAACGGCGTGGCCGACCATCCCGACATCGAGCGGGTGGCCATCGACCAGATTGCGGTGTTGGATGACGGCACCGGCGTGGCGCTGTGTCGGCTCCGAGGCGATGTCGAGGAACTCCGCGCTATCCTCTCGGAGTCGGCGGGTATCTCGGCGTTCCACGCGAGCGTTACCGACGAGACCATCCACGTGTTCGTCCACTTCGAGCAGACCGCGGCCGCGGCGGCGCTGTTGGCGCTTCGGCGCTCACACGAACTGGTCGTTCGAACCCCGATACGGTGGCTCTCGGACGGCCGTCTAGAGATATCCGCCGTCGGCGACGACGCGACGCTGCAGGACTCCCTGGACGGACTCCCCGAGGACCTTCACGTCGAGTTGGTCGAAATCGGCGAGTACGCCCCCGAGACCAACCACCCGGAGTCGCTGCTCACCGACAAACAACTGGAAGTACTCGACGCCGCCCTCGGGGTGGGCTACTACGAGGAACCGCGCCGTGGCACACAGGCCGATGTCGCCGACGCCGTCGGACTGGCTCCCGCGACGGTCGGCGAACATCTCCGTCGGATCGAGGGGAAGGTGTTGCGAGCACTTCGGGAGTAA
- a CDS encoding SDR family oxidoreductase translates to MAVKYDFDGAVVLVTGASGALGSAVAEAFDAAGATVCAADIVAPSDDDALVDSSAVEFYETDATDEDSVRDTVSSVVDDYGRLDVLCNIAGTWRGGDPIEDTDVSEFEMLFDVNLKSMFLASKHAIPHLRETGGAIVSVSARSSLEGGEGDGPYRASKAGVRLLTETVAEENLGEVRANAIMPSVIDTPMNREMMPDADHGSWVNPGDIADVVMFLCSDEATVTSGAAVPVYGEA, encoded by the coding sequence ATGGCAGTGAAATACGATTTCGACGGAGCGGTCGTGTTAGTGACCGGGGCCAGCGGCGCTCTCGGCAGCGCCGTCGCCGAAGCCTTCGACGCGGCCGGCGCGACGGTGTGTGCTGCGGACATCGTCGCGCCGAGCGACGACGACGCGCTGGTCGATTCCTCGGCCGTCGAGTTCTACGAAACCGACGCGACCGACGAAGACAGCGTTCGAGACACCGTTTCGTCAGTCGTCGATGACTACGGACGCCTCGATGTACTGTGTAACATCGCGGGCACGTGGCGCGGCGGCGACCCAATAGAGGACACCGACGTTTCGGAGTTCGAGATGCTGTTCGACGTGAACCTCAAGTCGATGTTTCTCGCCTCGAAGCACGCGATTCCACACCTCAGAGAGACCGGTGGCGCCATCGTCTCGGTGTCGGCGCGGTCGTCGCTGGAGGGCGGTGAGGGAGACGGTCCGTATCGCGCCTCGAAGGCCGGCGTTCGACTCCTGACCGAAACCGTTGCCGAGGAGAACCTCGGGGAAGTTCGGGCCAACGCCATCATGCCGAGCGTCATCGACACCCCGATGAACCGTGAGATGATGCCCGACGCCGACCACGGTTCGTGGGTCAATCCGGGCGACATCGCGGACGTCGTGATGTTCCTCTGTTCGGACGAGGCGACGGTGACGAGCGGTGCGGCAGTGCCGGTGTACGGCGAAGCGTGA
- a CDS encoding sodium-dependent transporter: MTDRETWATRIGFILASIGSAVGLGNIWRFPYQTAEFGGAAFLLVYLLAVVVIGLPAILAEFVVGRRADISAISAFDALDHPGWRVVGALGVFGGFWTLSYYSVVGGWVFRYIGASVTGSYLGAPGEYFGAVSAGPEALAFHAAFMLVTVGIVAFGIRGGIEKATKVMVPSIVVLLVGLAVYAFTLPGSGAGYQYFLSPDFDALFENYQTVVPAAVGQALFSLSLGFAVMITYASYIADDENLFVDGGAIALTNTLIGVTAGLVVFPLLAVQGGGYGEAGAGAIFVSIPTALSDVPFGSAVGFVFFLIVAVAALSSAISLLEVVVSHLVDTYGFERRRTTALLGGIVFALGVPSALDTAWLEWFDAIGVNLLLPTAVLLVVVFVGWVLADDAVDEIQKGADGFDTLGTVWLWSVRSIVFLAVLGTVALSLFELTGAPL; the protein is encoded by the coding sequence ATGACAGACAGAGAAACGTGGGCAACACGAATCGGATTCATCCTCGCGTCCATCGGGTCGGCGGTCGGTTTGGGGAACATCTGGCGGTTCCCGTACCAGACCGCCGAGTTCGGCGGCGCAGCATTTCTGTTAGTGTACTTACTCGCGGTCGTCGTCATCGGGTTACCGGCGATACTCGCGGAGTTCGTCGTCGGACGCCGTGCCGATATCAGCGCCATCAGCGCCTTCGACGCACTCGACCACCCCGGCTGGCGTGTGGTCGGCGCTCTGGGCGTCTTCGGGGGTTTCTGGACGCTGTCGTACTACAGCGTCGTCGGCGGGTGGGTGTTCCGCTACATCGGCGCCAGCGTCACCGGCAGCTACCTCGGGGCGCCGGGTGAGTACTTCGGGGCGGTTTCCGCCGGACCGGAGGCGCTCGCCTTCCACGCGGCGTTCATGCTCGTCACCGTCGGCATCGTCGCCTTCGGCATCCGCGGCGGCATCGAGAAGGCGACGAAAGTGATGGTTCCGAGCATCGTCGTCTTACTCGTCGGGCTGGCGGTGTACGCCTTTACGCTCCCGGGGTCGGGCGCCGGCTATCAGTACTTCCTCTCGCCCGATTTCGATGCGCTCTTCGAGAACTACCAGACGGTCGTTCCTGCGGCGGTTGGTCAGGCACTGTTCTCGCTGTCGCTCGGATTTGCGGTGATGATAACGTATGCTTCCTACATCGCCGACGACGAGAACCTCTTCGTCGACGGCGGCGCAATCGCACTGACGAACACGCTTATTGGTGTCACGGCCGGACTCGTCGTCTTCCCGCTGTTGGCCGTCCAAGGAGGAGGCTACGGTGAGGCCGGTGCTGGCGCGATTTTCGTCTCGATTCCGACCGCGCTCTCGGACGTGCCGTTCGGGTCGGCGGTCGGCTTCGTCTTCTTCCTCATCGTGGCCGTCGCGGCGCTGTCGTCGGCCATCTCGCTTCTGGAGGTCGTCGTCTCGCATCTCGTCGACACCTACGGGTTCGAACGCCGTCGGACGACGGCGCTGCTGGGTGGCATCGTCTTCGCACTCGGCGTCCCCTCGGCGCTGGACACCGCGTGGCTGGAGTGGTTCGACGCCATCGGCGTGAACCTGCTGTTGCCGACGGCCGTGCTGTTGGTCGTCGTCTTCGTCGGGTGGGTGCTCGCCGACGACGCCGTCGACGAGATTCAAAAGGGCGCCGACGGGTTCGACACGCTCGGAACGGTGTGGCTGTGGTCGGTCCGCTCTATCGTGTTTTTGGCCGTCCTCGGGACGGTCGCGTTGAGCCTCTTCGAGTTGACCGGTGCGCCGCTGTAG